In Tautonia rosea, the DNA window AATACCTGACCGAACTGACCACGACCGAATGTCGCGAATACATGCGGCCGAACTTCTTTGCCAACACCCCAGACATCCTTCATGAGTATTTGCAAACAGGGGGGCCGGCCGCATTCAAAGCTCGTCTGATTCTGGCCTCTACGTTGACCTCGACCTACGGGATTTATGGTCCGCCGTTCGAGCAATGTCTTGGCACTCCCTTGCGTCCAGGATCTGAAGAATATCTTGATACCGAGAAATTTCAGATTCGCCACTGGAATCTCAATGCGCCTGGGAACCTTAGCGAGCTCATTGGAACGATCAACCGCATTCGGAAGGAACACATTGCCTTCCAATCCGACTGGAACCTGAGATTTCACAAAATCGATAACGAAAAGATGTTGGTCTACAGTAAAGCAACGCACGATCGATCCGACGTGATGCTGGTTGTGGTGAACCTGGACCCGTACAACACCCAATCGGGCTGGGTCGATCTCTCGCTCGAAGAGCTCGGAGTCTTTGAGGGGGACACCTTCAGAGTTCATGATCTACTCGCGAGTGAACACTATTCATGGCGAGGGTCACACAATTTCGTTATGCTCGACCCGCACCGCATGCCGGCTCATCTCTTCCATTTGACCCGCTGATTCACACCCCAACAACCTGATCTCACGCCTCGGATTACCAGGTATCTCCATGTCTTCATCGATGATTTCCGACTCGCTCTGGTACAAAGATGCGATTATTTATGAACTTCATGTTCGTTCGTTTTTTGATAGTAACCATGATGGGATCGGTGATTTTCCAGGGCTGACGGAGAAACTCGATTATCTCCAGGATCTGGGTATCACCTCCATTTGGATCTTACCGTTTTATCCATCACCGTTGAAGGATGATGGATATGATATTGCGAACTATCGTAGTATCAATCCATCGTATGGGTCTCGCCGAGACTTCAAAGTATTCGTAAGAGAGGCCCATCGGCGCGGCCTTCGAGTCATCAATGAGCTTGTGATCAACCATACGTCTGACCAGCATTCCTGGTTTCAGGCGGCACGTCAGGCTCCCAAAGGATCAAAGAAAAGGGACTTCTACGTCTGGAGTGACACGGATGAGCGTTATCAGGATGCAAGGATTATCTTTACCGACACGGAGAAATCAAACTGGACCTGGGATCCAGTTGCTCAGCAATATTTCTGGCATCGATTCTTCAGTCATCAACCTGATTTAAACTTTGATAATCCTCATGTGCTCCAGGCCGTTATCCGGATCATGCGATTCTGGTTTGACATGGGAGTGGATGGCATGCGTCTTGACGCAATTCCTTATCTCATCGAACGGGACGGAACAAACTGCGAGAATTTGCCCGAAACGCATCAAATTTTAAAAAAACTCCGATCGGCGCTTGATGCAAACTATCGAGACAAGATGTTCCTGGCCGAGGCAAACCAGTGGCCCGACGATGTACGGCCCTACTTCGGTGATGGGGACGAATGCCACATGGCATTCCATTTTCCTGTGATGCCACGGATCTTCATGGCGGTCCGCCAGGAAGATCGCACACCGATTGTGGAAATCATGGAACGAACGCCCGATATTCCAGAAAATTGTCAATGGGCGATGTTTCTCCGTAATCACGATGAACTCACGCTTGAAATGGTCACTGATGAAGAACGGGACTACATGTACAATGAATATGCCGCTGACCCGCAAGCTCGAATCAATCTCGGAATTCGGCGTAGACTAGCTCCTCTTGTAAATTACAGTCGAAGACGTCTGGAATTGCTGAACAGCTTGCTCCTCTCATTCCCTGGAACCCCCGTCATCTATTATGGTGACGAGATCGGCATGGGAGATAATATTTATCTTGGTGATCGTAATGGTGTTCGGACTCCGATGCAATGGAGTGGTGACCGGAATGCCGGGTTCTCCCGGGCCGATTTTGCACGCCTCTTTGCTCCACCGATCATGGACCCGATTACGGGTTATCAAGCCATCAATGTCGAAGCACAACAACGTGATCCGTCCAGTTTGCTGAACTGGATGAAACGCATGATCGCTCTACGAAAACGGTATCGGGCGTTTGGACGGGGAACAATGGAATTCCTCAAACCCGCAAATCGTAAGGTACTTGCTTACGTTCGTCGTTACAAAGATGATATTATTCTTTGTATTGCAAACCTTTCACGTTTTGTTCAGCCATGTGAACTTGACCTCTCCCAGTTTCAAGGGATGCGTCCGGTTGAGATGCTCGGGAATACTGAGTTCCCCAGAATCGGCGAACTTCCGTACTTTCTCACACTGGGACCCCATGCCTTTTACTGGTTTACTCTTCACCGAACAGGTGAACCGACGGTTCTTGACCTGACCCCGACGGGCCCCGAAGAGACAACCGTCCCGACCATTGCACTTGAGGGAGGGTGGGACACCTTACTCCGAGGAAGCTCTCGAAGAAGACTACAATCGGAGGTTATTCCTGCGTTTCTCAGGCGTCAGCGATGGTTTGCTGGGAAGGCTCGGAAGTTTCGATCGGTGGAGATCCTCGACTCAACCCACGCGAAAAACCTTCCCGAACGAACGACCATCGTCACCATTGAAGTCCGGTATGATGACGGACATGTCGAAATGTATGCCCTGCCGCTAGGCATCGCGACTGGAGCAGGAGGATTTGATCTTGTCGCACAAGTTCCGAAGTTTGTCCTTGCAATCCTCGAGGGTTCTGAAGGCCAGGCTGTCCTCCACGATGCGATTGCAGATGATACGTTTTGCCTGACGTTGCTTGATGCGGTCCGACACCGAAAGGAATTCAGCTCCTCCGCTGGCCGGTTCCGAGCCGAGCCAACATCGGCCCTTGCCGAAACACTGGGAAGTCCGGAGGTCGACCTCAAGCCAAAGCGAACGACTGGAGAGCAGAGCAACACCAGTGTGATCTTTGGTCACCGACTGATCATGAAGCTTTTTCGACGGATTGAGTCAGGTACCAACCCTGAGCTTGAGATTGGTCGAGCATTAACGGAAAAAACCAGCTTCGAACACTTCCCGAGACTTGCCGGGTCGATTGAATATCGTCGCCCTGACACGGAACCCACAACCATCGCTGTCTTTCAAGAATTGGTTTCCTTTCAGTCAGTGGGTTGGGAACACGCTCTCGATGAGCTCTCGCGTTATTATGAACTGATCTTGAGTCGGCCCGAGCTAGAGCCTCCTGCGATTGAAGCGTTGGGTCCACTCGGTCTTGTGGGACTTGAATCACCTGAGGTCGTTCGAGAAACCGTTGGCGTTTACCAATCAGCCGCGGCAACCCTCGGTAAACGAACAGCAGAATTGCACCGAGCTCTTGCGAGTTTGAGCGGTGAACCTGAGTTTGCTCCCGAACCCACACGTGAAAATGACCGTCTTGAACTTGCTCAGGCCATCAGGGCTCAGGTTGAAAGCGCATTGACACTTCTCCGGAATCGAGTGTCAACGCTTCCGAATGGGATTGAGTCACTTGCTCGTCGTGTGCTCGAGGCAGAGAACGCAATTACTGCACCGCTTGAGTTCCTTCCACAAGCACCGATTGACGCTCCACGCATCCGGGTTCACGGTGATTATCACCTCGGTCAGGTCCTATGGTCTCTAAACGATTATGTTATTCTTGATTTCGAGGGTGAGCCCGCAAAATCGATTGAGCAACGTCGCGCCAAGCATTCACCGATAAAAGATGTGGTTGGAATGCTTCGTTCCTACAGTTATGCCGCATTTGCTGGACTATTCGAGGCAAGTCAAGACCGATCCTCCGACTTTGACCGGCTACTTCCCTGGGCGATTGCTTGGGAGCAATGGTCTTCTGCATCGTTCCTTGGGGCCTATCTGGAGGTCGCTGAACCAGCAAGACTGGTTCCAAGCGACCGCAAACAGCTATCGCTGCTTATCGATAGCTACATGCTTGATAAGTCTTTGTATGAACTCCAGTACGAACTAAACAATCGTCCTTCCTGGGTCCGTATTCCGCTTGCCTCAATCAGCCTTCTCGCTGATAGGATGCAGTCATCCGGTCATCACTCGGAGAGATCATAACCACTCATGAAGCCCTTTACTTGTCCCTCGATTCGAGAGCTATTGACTGTTCGTCCGAGTGTCGAGCAGTAATTCCCTCGGGAACAGTATAGTGGATCCCAGATTTCGGACCACTTGATCAGTTAACCTTGAGGGGAACTGATCGAGGACGAACCATGGGACGAATCCGCAAGCGGCACTCACCGGCCTTCAAGGCGAAGGTCGCCCTTCAGGCCACCAATCAGGAGGCCACGATCGCCGAACTGGCCCGGGAGCATCAGGCCCATCTGGTGCAGGTCAGCCAGTGGAAGAAACAACTGCTCGACGGCGTCGAGGACCTCTTCGCCGTCAGGTCGAGCCAACGACCCCCCGATCCCGAGGTGTTGCAGGGCGAACTCTACGATCAGATCGGCCGGCTCCAGATGGAGCTGGCCTGGGTGAACAAAAAAGCTGGCCCTTGACGTCGCCAGGCGGAGTTGGATCGAGCCGAATCATCCGGCCTTGAGCATCCGTGGCCAGTGGGAACTGCTGGGCCTGACCCGTCGAGCAATTACACCGAACCGGCCCGCAAGTCGCCCACGAACCTGCGGCTGATGCGGATGATCGACGACCAATACCTCAGGACACCGTTCTTCGGCAGCCGACGGATGACTGCCTGGCTGTTCCACTACGGGGAGCACGTCAATCGCAAGAGTGTCGCGCGGCTGATGGCCCGGATGGGCCCGGAAGCGATCCATGCGGGCCCACGCACGAGCACGCGAGACCCGGGCCACATGGTCTACCCGTATCTGCTTCGAGGGCTGACGATCGACTGTCGCGATCAGGTCTGGTCCACCGATATCACCTACATCCTGCTGGAGCGGGGCTTCACGTATCGGACGGCGGTGATCGACTGGTACAGCCGGTACGTGCTCTGCTGGCGGTTGTCGAACACGCTCGACGGCCGGTTCTGCCTGGAGGGCCTGGAAGAAGCCCTGAGCGGCGGTCGGCCCGCGATCTTCAACACCGATCAGGGGGTGCAGTTCAGGGCGAAGGCGTAAACCGGTCGTCTGGAGGAGCACGGGGTGTCGGTGAGCATGGAGGGCCGAGGTCGTACCCTGGACAACGTGT includes these proteins:
- the treS gene encoding maltose alpha-D-glucosyltransferase, coding for MSSSMISDSLWYKDAIIYELHVRSFFDSNHDGIGDFPGLTEKLDYLQDLGITSIWILPFYPSPLKDDGYDIANYRSINPSYGSRRDFKVFVREAHRRGLRVINELVINHTSDQHSWFQAARQAPKGSKKRDFYVWSDTDERYQDARIIFTDTEKSNWTWDPVAQQYFWHRFFSHQPDLNFDNPHVLQAVIRIMRFWFDMGVDGMRLDAIPYLIERDGTNCENLPETHQILKKLRSALDANYRDKMFLAEANQWPDDVRPYFGDGDECHMAFHFPVMPRIFMAVRQEDRTPIVEIMERTPDIPENCQWAMFLRNHDELTLEMVTDEERDYMYNEYAADPQARINLGIRRRLAPLVNYSRRRLELLNSLLLSFPGTPVIYYGDEIGMGDNIYLGDRNGVRTPMQWSGDRNAGFSRADFARLFAPPIMDPITGYQAINVEAQQRDPSSLLNWMKRMIALRKRYRAFGRGTMEFLKPANRKVLAYVRRYKDDIILCIANLSRFVQPCELDLSQFQGMRPVEMLGNTEFPRIGELPYFLTLGPHAFYWFTLHRTGEPTVLDLTPTGPEETTVPTIALEGGWDTLLRGSSRRRLQSEVIPAFLRRQRWFAGKARKFRSVEILDSTHAKNLPERTTIVTIEVRYDDGHVEMYALPLGIATGAGGFDLVAQVPKFVLAILEGSEGQAVLHDAIADDTFCLTLLDAVRHRKEFSSSAGRFRAEPTSALAETLGSPEVDLKPKRTTGEQSNTSVIFGHRLIMKLFRRIESGTNPELEIGRALTEKTSFEHFPRLAGSIEYRRPDTEPTTIAVFQELVSFQSVGWEHALDELSRYYELILSRPELEPPAIEALGPLGLVGLESPEVVRETVGVYQSAAATLGKRTAELHRALASLSGEPEFAPEPTRENDRLELAQAIRAQVESALTLLRNRVSTLPNGIESLARRVLEAENAITAPLEFLPQAPIDAPRIRVHGDYHLGQVLWSLNDYVILDFEGEPAKSIEQRRAKHSPIKDVVGMLRSYSYAAFAGLFEASQDRSSDFDRLLPWAIAWEQWSSASFLGAYLEVAEPARLVPSDRKQLSLLIDSYMLDKSLYELQYELNNRPSWVRIPLASISLLADRMQSSGHHSERS
- a CDS encoding transposase; protein product: MGRIRKRHSPAFKAKVALQATNQEATIAELAREHQAHLVQVSQWKKQLLDGVEDLFAVRSSQRPPDPEVLQGELYDQIGRLQMELAWVNKKAGP
- a CDS encoding DDE-type integrase/transposase/recombinase, whose amino-acid sequence is MRMIDDQYLRTPFFGSRRMTAWLFHYGEHVNRKSVARLMARMGPEAIHAGPRTSTRDPGHMVYPYLLRGLTIDCRDQVWSTDITYILLERGFTYRTAVIDWYSRYVLCWRLSNTLDGRFCLEGLEEALSGGRPAIFNTDQGVQFRAKA